A stretch of Henckelia pumila isolate YLH828 chromosome 4, ASM3356847v2, whole genome shotgun sequence DNA encodes these proteins:
- the LOC140862376 gene encoding protein FAR1-RELATED SEQUENCE 5-like, with translation MDRDSIVKDNLTFRRLDFDQENNILDTIYDDKEYENIIKEVYDKVLNDFHTNISNTRIPQVGMEFESEEAAYNFYNNYARALGFSIRRQTCHRDSNGNIIDRTFCCSCQGQRRKDKRDVCVKSHLPETRTGCCAEMKINARETGKLKVVGFIASHSGHNLVSPNKSHILRSQRSINTGQASQISNIDKSGIAPKAGLSYIASQVGGRKNVGFILEDYRNYLRSQRTMDIQTGDTGGVLEYLQQMLSDDPNFFYAIQVDSNDLITNIFWADGQMMADYMYFGDVVCFDTTYRKNKKGRPFALFVGVNHHKQTIIFGAALLYDETAETFMWLFDTFAKAMNGKTPVTILTDQDAAMAKALLEKWPETYHRLCIWHIYQNAATHLSSVFSKFKEFSKDFSSCIYDFEEERDFLTAW, from the coding sequence ATGGATAGAGATTCTATCGTGAAAGACAATCTTACATTTCGTAGGTTGGACTTTgatcaagaaaataatatattagaCACTATTTATGATGATAAGgaatatgaaaatattattaaagaaGTTTATGATAAGGTCCTTAATGATTTTCACACCAATATTTCAAATACAAGAATTCCACAAGTTGGTATGGAATTCGAAAGTGAAGAAGCGGCATATAACTTTTACAATAATTATGCAAGGGCCCTCGGTTTTAGCATTAGAAGACAGACATGTCACAGGGATAGCAATGGGAATATTATTGATAGGACATTTTGTTGCTCATGTCAAGGTCAAAGAAGAAAAGATAAACGAGATGTGTGTGTCAAATCTCATCTCCCTGAAACAAGAACTGGTTGTTGTGCAGAAATGAAAATTAATGCTCGTGAGACGGGTAAATTGAAGGTCGTTGGTTTTATTGCTTCTCATAGTGGACATAACTTGGTTAGTCCGAATAAATCACACATATTGAGATCTCAAAGAAGCATTAATACCGGACAAGCATCACAAATATCTAATATCGACAAGTCAGGAATAGCACCAAAAGCAGGTTTGAGTTATATTGCTAGTCAAGTTGGTGGTCGTAAAAATGTCGGGTTTATTCTTGAGGATTATAGGAATTATTTGCGCTCACAAAGAACAATGGATATTCAAACAGGAGATACAGGAGGTGTACTTGAATATTTGCAGCAGATGCTATCGGAtgatccaaattttttttatgcgaTTCAAGTTGACAGTAATGATCTTATAACCAATATTTTCTGGGCAGATGGACAAATGATGGCTGACTATATGTATTTTGGAGATGTGGTTTGTTTTGATACAACAtataggaaaaataaaaaaggaagACCATTTGCACTATTTGTTGGTGTCAATCATCATAAGCAAACTATCATTTTTGGTGCAGCATTGTTATATGACGAAACTGCTGAAACTTTCATGTGGCTCTTTGATACATTTGCTAAGGCTATGAATGGAAAAACTCCCGTAACTATTCTCACCGATCAAGATGCAGCTATGGCAAAAGCTTTATTGGAAAAATGGCCTGAAACATACCATCGCTTGTGCATTTGGCACATATATCAAAATGCAGCTACTCATCTTAGTTCTGTTTTCTCAAAATTTAAAGAGTTTTCAAAAGATTTCAGTTCTTGCATATATGACTTTGAGGAGGAAAGGGACTTTTTAACAGCATGGTAA
- the LOC140862378 gene encoding protein FAR1-RELATED SEQUENCE 9-like: MLNKYDLQTNPWLEKMFKIKEKWALVYGRQTFCADMTTTQCSESMNGALKKYVNYKNDLLQFFQHFRRLVDDRRYEELKAYLQTNHSTPVLSFSVEILKHAVSVYTHETFQLFQNELSKAHDSKLEVVTESEVISHYKISSFSKQYQHTVTYDFSDDKIFCSCKKFEFAGLLCSHVLKVFTYKNVVRISEIYIKKRWTKMAKKWIVGTSSPPNDKIEESLDEIKEEGEKVKIGMRYKELCRLHHQLVTRAALTEETYELTRSVIIKAIEEVDMSLENRGTPKQTPSLKSSQIHYSS; encoded by the exons ATGTTGAATAAATATGATCTCCAAACTAATCCATGGCTCGAAAAGATGTTTAAAATTAAGGAAAAATGGGCTCTTGTATATGGAAGACAAACATTTTGTGCAGATATGACTACTACTCAGTGCAGCGAGAGTATGAATGGTGCTTTGAAAAAATATGTAAATTATAAGAATGATTTGTTACAGTTTTTTCAACATTTTCGGAGATTGGTTGATGATCGTCGCTATGAAGAGTTAAAAGCTTATTTGCAGACAAACCACAGTACACCAGTACTTTCCTTTTCGGTTGAAATTCTAAAGCATGCAGTGAGTGTTTACACGCATGAAACCTTTCAGTTATTTCAAAATGAGTTGAGCAAGGCGCATGATTCAAAGTTAGAAGTTGTTACTGAATCTGAAGTTATATCCCACTATAAGATCTCATCTTTTAGTAAACAGTATCAACACACTGTTACATATGATTTCTCTGATGATAAGATTTTTTGTAGTTGCAAAAAGTTTGAATTTGCAGGCTTATTATGTTCTCATGTCCTCAAAGTATTCACTTATAAAAATGTTGTGAGAATTTCTGAGATTTATATTAAGAAAAGGTggaccaaaatggcaaaaaaatGGATCGTTGGAACATCTTCACCACCTAATGATAAAATAGAAGAATCTTTGGATGAGATAAAGGAAGAAGGTGAAAAGGTAAAAATTGGGATGCGATACAAAGAACTATGTCGATTGCATCATCAACTTGTGACACGTGCTGCATTGACAGAAGAGACATATGAACTAACAAGAAGTGTTATTATTAAGGCGATTGAGGAGGTGGATATGAGTTTAGAAAATAGAGGAACACCAAAGCAAACTCCCAGTCTCAAA AGTTCTCAAATTCACTATTCCAGTTAG